A part of Cryptococcus gattii WM276 chromosome G, complete sequence genomic DNA contains:
- a CDS encoding Hypothetical protein (Similar to SGTC gene model, INSD accession EAL19566.1; CNBG1950), whose amino-acid sequence MGNTDVISFPEPDATEATSHGADSKAEIEMVENVNHKQSNIVQPVTLMPNGRLLGSIFISPPTPEQIDSPTEVVTVISPTKLAMRRSSSPRVESMGASIPSTVIPACASPRHSPLSSNNSSPASTAAPLPIPLYVLPEVRSSSRKSLALTANSLQSGVKRDRRMRISGFTELIDSNQSSPASSAKSSPEGIPQVRPPSLRRASASLSSVVTEPKSARVISASTPSIPSLLPRRHPNIVSDSAPIHVPPRRRDNGLRLNFDGITPVSVSPEAVKGVVHTSPYTNVLVRKKSGEILKSALKQNSSDGSYVHFDTQLERVKLFLHDQKPQVVSRDSLAVREDDGDEFPSSLEEEKVLKMSLPNFPTYQDPSSDLYLESLFLSEDRKSIKGVTMCKNIAFQKWVAVRFTLDWWQTTSEVTAVHKESVRGGTYDRFVFTIKLGDMLHNIGQKTLFLAVRYNAGGKEVWDSNGGQNYLVKFIKERPVRQPLRGARDTVPIQPGMGKAVGGRSSQWSVTGDQEDRMADLRAKLSMVSEDDAGLPPFPSGSRHAYHNRDRKGRDGPRFAPHDSKATELPKKGVSLAARYDFGAALHTARRNSSSSPIDTSFKLSDVKTGLLNSVEKSNVSHAASSFYSPKFDQTEVFGDDAFASSELVSSPKANHVPVLKVESPSPPATEATTPVSMTPPKASPLPSHPSLYRTHSAPAKFTIGDPTENSSSEESPPQLDNSSISTITPPESPMSPSDLGSFGRWSPTTMSSNGSLSSLASYSSLIEQFCWAGDPSVTTSSQTNYSTGSLDDYFSYSHSGFTTPRAGTPNATFNSSITYTGDSNITPTRNETQPVDNVVSDGVVGRTARSSMVF is encoded by the exons ATGGGTAACACGGATGTCATTTCTTTCCCCGAGCCAGATGCGACAGAAGCTACATCCCATGGTGCCGACAGCAAGGCGGAAATCGAGATGGTAGAGAATGTTAACCATAAGCAAAGTAATATTGTTCAGCCTGTGACATTGAT GCCAAATGGACGTTTGTTGGGTTCGATTTTCATCTCACCTCCAACCCCTGAACAAATCGATTCTCCTACGGAGGTAGTCACTGTTATTTCGCCAACGAAACTGGCAATGAGAAGGTCTTCAAGCCCTCGGGTCGAATCAATGGGTGCCTCCATTCCGTCTACAGTTATTCCAGCGTGTGCTTCCCCCAGGCATAGCCCTCTCTCGTCTAACAATTCGTCACCGGCATCGACAGCGGCACCACTACCTATTCCACTCTATGTATTACCGGAAGTACGCTCATCATCGCGCAAGTCGCTTGCATTGACGGCAAACTCTCTGCAGTCGGGAGTTAAAAGGGATCGTCGCATGCGGATATCTGGCTTTACAGAATTGATCGACAGTAATCAAAGTTCCCCTGCCAGTTCAGCTAAGAGTTCTCCTGAAGGTATACCTCAAGTCAGGCCTCCTAGTTTGCGCCGAGCTAGCGCATCCTTGTCCTCTGTTGTGACCGAACCAAAATCCGCTCGAGTGATTTCTGCATCTACACCCTCGATTCCTTCTCTACTTCCCCGTCGTCATCCCAACATTGTCTCCGATAGCGCTCCTATCCATGTGCCACCCCGTCGTCGGGATAACGGTCTTCGGTTGAACTTTGACGGCATCACCCCTGTTTCTGTGTCACCAGAGGCTGTGAAAGGCGTAGTCCATACCTCTCCTTATACCAATGTCTTGGTACGCAAAAAATCTGGGGAGATACTCAAATCGGCTTTGAAGCAGAACAGCTCTGATGGCAGC TATGTTCATTTCGATACACAACTGGAGCGTGTCAAGCTATTTTTGCACGACCAAAAGCCACAGGTCGTTAGTCGCGATAGTTTGGCTGTTCGAGAAGACGATGGCGACGAATTTCCATCCAGtttggaagaggagaaagtCTTGAAGATGTCATTGCCCAATTTTCCGACCTATCAGGACCCGAGTTCTGATCTTTATTTGGAATCGTTGTTCCTCAGTGAGGACCGTAAGTCCATTAAAGGCGTCACGATGTGCAAGAATATAGCATTTCAAAAGTGGGTCGCTGTGCGGTTCACTCTTGATTGGTGGCAGACCACATCGGAAGTGACTGCCGTCCACAAGGAATCTGTGAGGGGCGGAACCTACGATCGATTCGTTTTCACTATCAAGCTAGGAGATATGCTGCACAATATCGGACAAAAGACTTTGTTCTTGGCTGTGCGCTACAACGCGGGCGGAAAAGAAGTATGGGATTCGAATGGGGGTCAGAATTATCTGGTCAAATTCATCAAGGAGCGTCCCGTACGTCAACCTCTTCGAGGTGCCAGGGATACAGTGCCAATCCAGCCTGGTATGGGTAAGGCAGTGGGCGGGAGGTCTTCACAATGGAGCGTGACAGGAGATCAGGAAGACCGCATGGCCGATTTACGGGCCAAATTGAGCATGGTGTCAGAGGATGACGCGGGTCTTCCGCCATTCCCGAGCGGCTCTCGGCATGCTTATCACAACAGAGATCGCAAAGGTCGCGACGGCCCTAGGTTTGCACCACATGATAGCAAGGCGACAGAGCTGCCAAAGAAAGGTGTCTCTTTGGCGGCCAGATATGATTTTGGGGCTGCTCTTCACACAGCCAGACGCAACAGCTCAAGCTCTCCTATTGATACTTCTTTTAAACTTTCGGACGTGAAGACCGGCCTGTTAAACTCTGTAGAAAAGTCTAACGTTAGCCATGCTGCGTCCAGTTTCTACTCGCCGAAATTTGACCAAACGGAAGTTTTTGGCGACGATGCCTTCGCCTCATCTGAATTGGTCAGCTCTCCAAAGGCCAATCATGTACCCGTCCTGAAGGTTGAGAGTCCATCTCCTCCTGCAACAGAAGCGACAACACCGGTCTCCATGACCCCTCCCAAAGCCTCTCCTTTGCCATCCCATCCTTCGCTTTACCGGACACATTCCGCTCCGGCAAAATTCACTATCGGTGATCCCACCGAAAACAGCTCCAGTGAAGAGTCACCACCTCAACTCGACAATTCAAGCATCTCTACTATTACCCCTCCAGAATCTCCCATGTCCCCTTCTGATCTGGGGTCGTTTGGTAGATGGAGCCCGACCACCATGTCGTCTAACGGCAGTTTGTCCAGTTTGGCAAGTTACAGTAGCCTTATTGAACA GTTTTGCTGGGCTGGCGATCCTTCAGTCACTACATCCTCCCAAACGAACTATTCCACAGGTTCTCTCGACGATTACTTTTCCTACTCTCATTCGGGTTTCACTACGCCTCGCGCTGGTACGCCCAATGCCACTTTTAATTCATCAATCACTTATACCGGAGACTCAAATATTACACCTACAAGAAATGAGACCCAGCCGGTCGACAACGTAGTCAGCGATGGCGTTGTCGGAAGGACAGCGAGGTCATCAATGGTGTTCTAA
- a CDS encoding 20S pre-rRNA processing of protein, putative (Similar to TIGR gene model, INSD accession AAW44642.1): MADATSPTIVLFARGTLAILDLWPALTIAVSEQWGGSESTEKKTWIASTLIDEFESRANYLPTHVPHSSAPSVVGPVVDPADANDPPLDQDDIIDLLTQIMEDEFEARLEDGSIEAVASDIVRLWKDLLTEERPEIIVEALERKANEVRRTGVQVSKGAQDEDDSSSGEEDGEMEVDGEEAPQLVATEERREKQEPVVDDDGFTLVQKGGRRR, translated from the coding sequence ATGGCCGATGCCACATCCCCAACCATTGTTCTTTTCGCTCGAGGCACTTTGGCCATTCTAGACTTGTGGCCAGCCCTCACCATTGCCGTTTCAGAACAATGGGGCGGATCAGAGTCTACAGAAAAGAAGACCTGGATTGCTTCCACCCTTATTGACGAGTTTGAATCTCGTGCAAACTACCTCCCCACTCACGTTCCCCACTCATCTGCTCCATCAGTTGTTGGTCCTGTCGTCGACCCTGCCGATGCTAATGACCCTCCACTCGATCAAGACGACATCATCGACCTTCTTACCCAAATTATGGAAGACGAATTTGAGGCTCGTCTTGAAGACGGTTCAATCGAGGCTGTGGCTTCTGACATTGTTCGTTTGTGGAAGGATCTCCTTACTGAAGAGAGGCCTGAGATCATTGTCGAGGCGCTTGAGAGAAAAGCAAATGAAGTGAGAAGAACTGGCGTGCAGGTTTCCAAGGGAGCTCAAGACGAAGATGACTCGTCCagtggagaggaggatggcGAGATGGAGGTCGACGGAGAGGAGGCACCACAATTGGTCGCCAcggaggagaggagagagaaacAGGAGCCTGTGGTAGATGATGATGGGTTCACTTTGGTGCAGaaaggagggagaagacGGTAA
- a CDS encoding Hypothetical Protein (Similar to TIGR gene model, INSD accession AAW44636.1) — MATPTVNVVRWSALIAGITYGIFHQSTLQAKYDEGKAKHRAAHRAHLVEEAKKAYAAKKAAKSGGSSLITDPEDPKFDLEKVIESWTKDS; from the exons ATGGCCACCCCTACCGTCAAC GTCGTCCGTTGGTCCGCCCTCATCGCCGGTATCACATACGGCATCTTCCACCAGTCCACATTACAGGCCAAGTACGACGAGGGCAAG GCCAAGCACCGCGCTGCCCACCGAGCACACCTCGTTGAGGAAGCGAAGAAGGCTTATGCTGCGAAGAAGGCTGCGAAGAGCGGAGGATCATCAT TGATCACCGACCCGGAAGATCCTAAATTCGATCTCGAAAAGGTCATTGAGTCATGGACTAAGGACTCATAG
- a CDS encoding ER to Golgi transport-related protein, putative (Similar to TIGR gene model, INSD accession AAW44634.1), with translation MATNAPCYTIVHDDLLESPSINDLRNALQKGSDEVKLETMRTIIVGTLNGQNYASLLMPIIQYVMPSRSKQLKKMLHFYWEVCPKLDENGKLKQEMILVVNALRNDLQHPNEYIRGATLRYLQKVRESELLESLVPTVRQCLEHRHSFVRKNAVFAVYSIYQHHEHLIPDAPELLDTFLAAESDSTCKRNAFVTLCNISQPTAVQYLLNNFDQIESMDELMQMAVIELVRKEAKSEGGHRAKWIRCIFELLNSKSHAVKYEAATSLTTLTQNPAAVKAAAAALAELIVKEADNNVKLIVLDRFNNLRAKHENVLDGMVMDILKVLSSPDMEVKRKAIGIALEMVSSRNVEEVVLFLKKQLQGTLDQGFDKNLEYRQLLIQSIHSCAIRFSEVAANVVYVLMDFLGDSNNPSAVDVIAFVREVVEKFPKLRTAITEKLISTFGEIKSGKVFRGAMWIVGEYCEQPEDIKQAIAEIQKVLGEIPILASEQRLLDEAEAADETPAEQQEQPKAITTTRVLADGTYATETVYTSSASAARLEAVRSASKPPLRSLILGGDFFTGSVLASTLTKLVLRYSEVASSDQQSINVLRAQAILIMTSVIRVGQSKFAAVPIDEDAEERIMNCIETLAELQGSKALHQVFLRDTKAAYAKMVATEEKKALEKKERESKVSVVQADDLLSFRQLSKKSAAGDVDESDDIVKATGSIHPQDDFVSKLSRITQLTGFSDPVYAETVVTLSQYDIILDVLLVNTTNETLQNLMVDFATLGDLKLVERPAPFTLAPHGFHSLSATVKVSSTETGVIFGAITYSKQGASDADVTIVMSDIHVDIMSFIKPNYVNEAQFRSMWTEFEWENKVAVQTSISDLRAYLDHLLKSTHMALLTPEAALSGDCDFLSANLAAKSLFGEDALANASIERTEDGHITGHVRIRSKTQGIALSLGDKITLSQKTLATA, from the exons ATGGCCACAAACGCACCGTGCTATACCATAGTACACGACGACCTTCTAGAGTCGCCTTCCATCAACGACCTCAGGAATGCGCTCCAGAAGGGCTCAGATGAGGTCAAGCTCGAAACCATGAGGACCATCATCGTCGGCACTCTTAACGGCCAGAACTAT GCGTCCCTCCTCATGCCCATCATTCAATACGTAATGCCCTCTCGAAGCAAGCAACTCAAGAAGATGCTACATTTCTACTGGGA GGTCTGTCCCAAGCTGGATGAGAATGGGAAGCTCAAGCAGGAGATGATTTTGGTAGT CAATGCTTTGCGTAACGACCTG CAACATCCCAACGAGTACATCCGCGGTGCTACCCTGCGATACCTTCAGAAAGTCCGCGAATCAGAACTCTTGGAATCCTTGGTCCCCACCGTCAGACAATGCTTGGAGCACAGACACTCGTTCGTTAGGAAGAATGCCGTGTTTGCAGTCTACAGCATCTACCAACATCACGAGCATTTGATTCCCGACGCGCCAGAGCTATTAGATACCTTCCTTGCTGCC GAATCCGACTCTACATGCAAGCGCAACGCGTTCGTCACTCTCTGTAACATCTCGCAACCCACGGCCGTCCAGTATCTCCTCAACAATTTTGATCAGATCGAGTCCATGGACGAGTTGATGCAGATGGCTGTGATTGAGCTTGTAAGGAAGGAGGCTAAGTCTGAAGGTGGTCATCGC GCCAAGTGGATCCGATGCATCTTTGAACTCCTCAACTCTAAATCTCACGCTGTCAAGTACGAGGCAGCTACTAGCCTTACCACCCTCACCCAGAATCCCGCGGCTGTCAAGGCCGCCGCCGCTGCGCTTGCCGAACTCATTGTCAAGGAGGCCGACAACAATGTTAAGCTCATTGTTCTTGACAGATTCAACAACCTCAGAGCGAAGCATGAGAATGTTCTAGATGGGATGGTTATGGACATCTTGAAGGTCTTGAGCAG CCCGGACATGGAAGTGAAGCGAAAGGCTATCGGGATTGCTCTCGAAATGGTTTCCAGCCGGAATGTGGAGGAGGTCGTCTTGTTCTTGAAGAAACAGCTTCAAGGAACTCTCGACCAGGGCTTTGACAAG AACCTCGAATACCGGCAACTCCTAATTCAAAGCATTCACTCTTGCGCCATTCGTTTCTCCGAAGTCGCCGCCAACGTCGTCTACGTCCTCATGGACTTCCTCGGTGACTCCAACAACCCTTCTGCTGTCGACGTTATCGCCTTTGTCCGAGAAGTCGTCGAAAAATTCCCCAAACTCCGAACAGCTATTACCGAAAAGCTCATCTCCACTTTCGGGGAGATCAAATCTGGCAAGGTCTTCAGAGGTGCCATGTGGATTGTCGGAGAGTATTGTGAGCAACCAGAGGATATTAAGCAAGCGATCGCCGAGATTCAAAAAGTGTTGGGTGAGATCCCCATTCTGGCATCCGAACAG CGATTATTGGACGAGGCCGAAGCAGCCGATGAGACTCCCGCCGAGCAACAGGAGCAACCCAAGGCGATCACCACAACCCGTGTGCTCGCCGACGGTACCTACGCCACTGAAACCGTGTACACATCTTCCGCATCTGCCGCTCGTCTCGAAGCCGTTCGATCCGCTTCAAAACCGCCACTTCGATCACTCATCCTTGGCGGTGACTTTTTCACCGGTAGCGTTCTCGCTTCGACATTGACCAAGCTCGTCTTGCGATATTCCGAAGTTGCGTCTTCTGATCAGCAGAGCATCAACGTTCTTCGTGCTCAGGCCATCTTAATTATGACTTCCGTCATCCGTGTCGGTCAGAGCAAGTTCGCTGCTGTTCCTATCGACGAGGATGCCGAAGAGCGAATTATGAACTGTATCGAGACTCTTGCCGAACTTCAAGGCAGTAAAGCCCTCCATCAGGTGTTCTTGAGGGATACCAAGGCGGCATACGCCAAGATGGTCGCGAccgaggagaagaaggctttggagaagaaggagcgGGAAAGCAAGGTGTCAGTAGTTCAGGCGGATGATTTGCTTTCTTTCAGGCAATTGTCCAAGAAGTCTGCTGCTGGGGATGTTGACGAG TCTGACGATATTGTCAAGGCTACCGGCTCTATCCATCCTCAAGATGACTTTGTCTCCAAACTGTCCCGAATTACGCAACTAACTGGTTTCTCCGACCCCGTCTACGCCGAGACTGTCGTCACACTCTCACAGTACGACATCATCCTCGATGTGTTACTTGTCAACACTACAAATGAAACATTGCAGAACTTGATGGTGGATTTCGCGACGTTGGGAGATTTGAAGCTCGTTGAGAGGCCGGCTCCGTTTACCCTTGCCCCGCACGGATTCCACAGTTTGTCCGCAACCGTCAAGGTTTCTTCAACCGAGACTGG TGTCATTTTTGGCGCCATTACTTACTCTAAACAAGGAGCCTCCGATGCCGATGTGACTATCGTCATGTCCGACATTCACGTCGACATCATGAGTTTTATCAAACCCAACTATGTCAACGAGGCGCAATTCAGATCCATGTGGACAGAATTCGAGTGGGAG AACAAAGTGGCCGTCCAAACATCCATCAGCGATCTCCGCGCCTATCTCGACCACCTTCTCAAGTCCACCCACATGGCCCTTCTCACGCCTGAAGCAGCTCTTTCTGGCGACTGTGACTTCCTCAGCGCCAACCTTGCAGCCAAGTCCCTCTTTGGCGAAGATGCGCTTGCTAACGCTTCTATTGAAAGGACAGAAGATGGTCATATCACTGGTCACGTTAGGATAAGAAGTAAGACACAGGGTATTGCACTGAGCCTGGGCGACAAAATCACGTTGAGTCAAAAGACTTTGGCAACAGCGTAA
- a CDS encoding H3/H4 histone acetyltransferase, putative, with translation MASNEPITIDDAGDDFDAVEDNQAINEQYKVWKKNTPFLYDTVITHALTWPSLTCQWLPDITDVPDTDYTSQRMIIGTHTSGQANDHLIIAEVLLPKKGAGISDKALADLYDEEKQEIGSYTASPARIRAIQTINHAGEVNRARYMPQNPELIATKTVTGEVYIFDRTKHESKAPANGECKPDIRLKGQTKEGYGLSWNALKEGHILSASEDTTIGHWDIQGYSKQDPSLQPLQLYTGHSAYVADVEWHPKNENMFGSVSDDGQIMIWDTRSDNAAKASSQVQGHNAEINCISFAPSSEYLFLTGSSDNTIALWDLRKLSTKHHSFEAHTNDVLQLSWSPTSPVHFASASADRRVHIWDLDAIGAEQTPDDAEDGPPELLFVHGGHTSKVCDISWSPNSPWTIASTSEDNILQVWEPSRHLRTPYEAEFDEKDLE, from the exons ATGGCCTCCAACGAGCCTATAACAATTGACGATGCCGGCGACGATTTTGACGCCGTCGAGGACAACCAGGCCATCAACGAG CAATACAAAGTCtggaaaaaaaa CACACCTTTCCTTTATGACACTGTCATCACCCACGCCCTCACATGGCCCAGTTTGACCTGCCAATGGCTTCCCGACATAACAGA CGTTCCAGATACAGACTATACAAGTCAGCGCATGATAATCGGTACTCACACTTCTGGCCAGGCCAACGACCATTTGATCATTGCGGAAGTGTTATTGCCCAAGAAGGGAGCCGGGATCAGCGACAAAGCGTTAGCCGATCTCTACGATGAAGAAAAGCAAG AGATTGGCTCATACACAGCTTCCCCTGCCCGGATCCGCGCCATCCAAACAATCAACCATGCCGGCGAAGTGAACCGCGCGCGTTATATGCCCCAAAACCCCGAACTCATCGCTACCAAAACAGTCACTGGTGAAGTCTATATATTTGACAGGACAAAGCATGAGAGCAAGGCACCGGCAAACGGGGAATGCAAGCCAGATATCCGACTGAAGGGGCAGACCAAAGAAGG CTATGGGTTATCTTGGAATGCTTTGAAGGAAGGCCATATCCTCAGTGCTAGTGAGGATACTACCATCGGCCACTG GGATATCCAAGGCTATTCCAAGCAGGACCCTTCTTTACAACCGTTGCAACTGTACACTGGACACTCTGCTTATGTTGCT GATGTTGAGTGGCACCCCAAAAACGAGAACATGTTTGGTTCCGTCAGTGACGACGGCCAGATTATGAT CTGGGACACTCGAAGTGACAACGCGGCCAAGGCCAGCTCCCAGGTCCAAGGCCACAACGCCGAAATTAATTGCATCTCTTTTGCTCCTAGCAGCGAGTACTTGTTCTTAACCGGTTCATCGGACAAT ACCATTGCTCTTTGGGATCTTCGAAAGCTTTCCACCAAACACCACTCTTTCGAAGCTCATACAAACGATGTTCTTCAACTTTCCTGGTCCCCCACATCGCCTGTCCACTTTGCGTCTGCCTCAGCCGATCGCCGCGTCCACATATGGGATCTTGATGCTATTGGTGCTGAACAAACTCCCGACGATGCCGAAGACGGACCTCCCGAGCTTTTGTTTGTCCACGGTGGTCATACCAGCAAAGTATGCGATATTTCCTGGAGCCCAAACTCTCCATGGACGATCGCGAGCACTTCGGAGGATAACATTCTGCAGGTTTGGGAGCCTTCGAGACATTTGAGGACTCCTTATGAAGCCGAATTTGATGAAAAGGATTTGGAGTAG
- a CDS encoding Tyrosine phosphatase, putative; Siw14p (Similar to TIGR gene model, INSD accession AAW44638.1): MMSSSPAMSSTPPQVPSFLANILLSHLSPLDPSSTSPTTFDHRHSLTTQNPSHSQALQIAEPPPNPLYLPPPALPKVEEDLVPPENFALVSSGVYRCGFPKKRNFKFMETLRLKTVLTLVLEEYPKANLEWCQSQDIQFMQFGIPGNKEPFDNIPEDVICAALVAILDRRNHPILIHCNKGKHRTGCLIGCIRRLQAWSLTSIFDEYRRFSAPKSRAVDQQFIDLFDIMPVWEAVCRPKGGGLGNLPDWGMLVLPKGVVEVGRDGKEKKRVERDVLHMRGL; encoded by the exons ATGATGTCTTCATCGCCGGCAATGTCATCCACTCCTCCCCAAGTGCCGTCCTTTCTAGCGAACATCCTCTTATCCCATCTTTCTCCTTTAGATCCATCGTCGACCTCGCCAACAACTTTCGACCATCGTCATTCTCTCACTACTCAGAACCCCTCCCATTCTCAAGCCTTACAAATTGCAGAACCTCCGCCAAACCCTCTGTaccttcctcctcccgCTTTACCGAAAGTTGAAGAGGATCTGGTTCCGCCAGAGAATTTTGCATTGGTCAGCAGTGGGGTGTATAGGTGCGGGTTCCcaaagaaaagaaactTTAAGTTTATGGAGACTCTAAGGTTGAAGACCGTCCT AACACTGGTATTGGAAGAATATCCGAAAGCAAACCTGGAATGGTGTCAGTCCCAAGACATACAGTTCATG CAATTTGGCATACCGGGAAACAAA GAACCTTTTGATAACATTCCCGAAGACGTAATTTGTGCCGCTCTCGTTGCCATCCTCGACCGGCGGAATCATCCCATCCTCATTCATTGCAACAAGGGTAAACACCGTACAGGCTGCCTGATAGGGTGTATCCGCCGATTACAAGCATGGTCTCTCACTTCTATATTCGACGAATATCGGCGATTCTCTGCGCCCAAAAGCAGAGCGGTGGATCAACAGTTTATCGATCTATTCGATATTATGCCTGTTTGGGAAGCTGTATGTAGACCTAAAGGTGGAGGATTAGGAAATTTGCCGGATTGGGGAATGCTGGTTTTGCCGAAAGGTGTAGTGGAAGTTGGCAGAGatggaaaggagaagaagagggttGAGAGAGATGTTTTACATATGCGTGGTTTATAG
- a CDS encoding rRNA processing-related protein, putative (Similar to TIGR gene model, INSD accession AAW44633.1), with the protein MPAATSRKGKSRAQDTSDDKPEAVLPLGKQLAHTDKKVRDKAVASLVAFLSQGGDIEGSSSTYVNLEDKEMAKLWKGLFYCFWMSDKPLIQQGLAAELAELLLKINPRTNSPGDKFKASLAFLEGFWDSIAREWAGIDRLRMDKYYLLMRRYVNATFRLLAREKWEKEAIAAVNRILMKEGGVMTWEDRRVPTSISTHLSDIYLDELNKVLGLPEVDSQPACPIAAVLQPHITLLARTPLSTVHTRIMSSVFSPLLTSLTLASSSLDRNDERPAKRSKKSIEDEPMYAHIVMHSCVSEGGKQERNSADQLRNAVLRAMFNEAANPKSTEPNRRKIYKVWREEGGDDDYDEDDE; encoded by the exons ATGCCTGCAGCCACCTCTAGAAAGGGCAAGTCCCGTGCCCAAGATACCTCTGATGACAAGCCCGAGGCCGTTTTGCCTTTGGGTAAGCAGTTGGCTCATACCG ACAAGAAGGTTAGGGACAAGGCAGTAGCAAGTCTGGTCGCTTTCCTCTCTCAAGGAGGAGACATTGAAGGATCCTCAAGCACATATGTCAACTTGGAGGATAAGGAGATGGCCAAACTCTGGAAAGGACTGTTCTACT GCTTCTGGATGTCCGATAAGCCCCTCATTCAGCAAGGCTTGGCAGCCGAGCTTGCAGAGCTTCTACTCAAAATCAATCCTCGTACCAATTCTCCCGGTGACAAGTTCAAGGCTAGCCTGGCGTTTTTGGAGGGTTTCTGGGATTCAATCGCTAGGGAGTGGGCAGGCATCGACAGGTTAAG AATGGACAAGTACTACTTGCTCATGAGAAGATATGTCAATGCTACTTTCAGATTATTGGCTCGGGAAAAgtgggagaaggaagcCATTGCAGCTGTTAACAGGATATTGATGAAGGAAGGTGGTGTCATGAC CTGGGAAGACAGAAGGGTGCCGACATCCATTTCCACGCATTTGTCTGATATTTATCTTGATGAGCTCAACAAAGTTTTGGGCTTGCCCGAAGTCGACTCCCAA CCCGCATGTCCCATCGCTGCCGTTCTCCAACCCCACATTACTCTCCTCGCTCGCACCCCCCTTTCTACCGTTCACACCCGTATCATGTCATCAGTCTTCAGTCCTCTCCTTACTTCTCTCACCCTCgcttcctcatctctcGACCGAAATGATGAGCGTCCCGCAAAGCGGTCAAAGAAGAGCATAGAAGATGAACCGATGTACGCCCACATTGTCATGCACTCTTGTGTTAGCGAAGGTGGGAAGCAGGAGAGGAACTCGGCGGACCAGCTAAGAAACGCTGTCTTGAGGGCCATGTTCAATGAGGCTGCCAACCCCAAATCAACGGAGCCCAATAGAAGGAAGATCTACAAGGTCTggagagaggaaggaggcGACGATGACTatgacgaagatgatgagTAG
- a CDS encoding Hypothetical protein (Similar to SGTC gene model, INSD accession EAL19565.1; CNBG1940), whose protein sequence is MSDGSKYYHPPTMEDDLASTLKLHDNYSQGDIQLLSADSVLFITYAWRLARVSAVFRDMMEVSRPSVVVDSSFNSSGSSTTNNKDPIEISHTSALLERFLDIISLSGQNMIEVPYEEAAGMFDLCDQFDFDKKIVDKIRRQVVKQGRSNPWELLILGSKLDDKTMGLQALRMMDHDVFIKGKPGHKFWATMEELENGWRPKLFDLVFKDPGEIASAPEFSGHDISRSSSTVGPQHASRPLPVSYRGSYNPGRSGSSATVLLFKDNNWASICERFLFKQ, encoded by the exons ATGTCTGACGGATCAAAATACTATCATCCGCCGACCATGGAAGACGACTTGGCTTCCACGCTCAAACTTCACGATAATTACAGTCAAGGGGATATCCAGCTACTCTCAGCAGACAGCGTCCTTTTTATAACTTACGCATGGCGGCTTGCTCGTGTGAG TGCTGTGTTTCGCGACATGATGGAAGTATCGCGGCCTTCAGTTGTAGTTGATTCCTCTTTCAACTCTTCCGGTTCGTCCACCACGAATAACAAAGACCCCATCGAGATCAGTCACACTTCCGCACTTCTTGAGCGTTTCCTGGATATCATATCATTATCTGGTCAGAACATGATTGAAGTTCCTTACGAAGAGGCGGCGGGCATGTTCGACTTGTGCGATCAGTTCGACTTTGATAAGAAGATTGTAGATAAAATCCGCCGACAGGTGGTCAAGCAAGGTCGCTCTAATCCTTGGGAGCTTTTGATACTGGGTTCGAAGCTCGATGACAAAACAATGGGCTTGCAGGCTTTGCGTATGATGGACCATGATGTCTTCATCAAGGGGAAGCCGGGGCATAAGTTCTGGGCCACCATGGAAGAGCTTGAAAATGGATGGAGACCAAAGCTATTCGATCTAGTATTCAAAGATCCAGGAGAAATCGCCAGTGCACCTGAATTTTCCGGTCATGATATCTCtcgttcttcttctacaGTTGGACCCCAGCACGCTTCACGACCATTACCTGTCAGTTATCGAGGATCATATAATCCTGGTCGGTCGGGCTCGTCTGCCACTGTGCTCTTATTCAAGGACAACAACTGGGCTTCAATCTGCGAAAGATTCCTGTTTAAACAGTAA